From one Catenuloplanes nepalensis genomic stretch:
- a CDS encoding C40 family peptidase, whose protein sequence is MPRTDLGGITHVPTTRRALTGVLVLTVAGIAAAGPAHDSHAADERPTAAAASSTAERDSVTGAVPDDRPVRLIGLRTGIHPRPATAEGDEVHAGPAGAPRALERTARRAAPRSASAAPRSASAAPRSARVARPSLTRRTGIYQKQRVRAEARRYAGDARKRSDRWHDARDRRASKAAKVKYGKAKHRKARNAYRPDRRYTGELGRVVEYALNQVGKPYRRNAAGPGSYDCSGLVSVAYRKAGVKLPHSSRDIVRKGRKVRRADLRPGDVVMPQSGHVGIYLGDGKMVHAATPRKGVVVSKMYGFSTARRLL, encoded by the coding sequence GTGCCCCGGACCGACCTGGGAGGCATCACGCACGTCCCCACGACCCGCCGGGCACTGACCGGCGTCCTGGTGCTCACAGTCGCCGGGATCGCCGCGGCCGGCCCCGCCCACGACTCGCACGCCGCGGACGAACGGCCCACCGCGGCGGCGGCCTCATCCACCGCGGAGCGCGACTCCGTGACCGGGGCCGTGCCGGACGATCGGCCCGTGCGGCTGATCGGCCTGCGGACCGGCATCCACCCACGCCCGGCGACGGCAGAGGGCGACGAGGTCCACGCCGGACCGGCCGGCGCCCCCCGCGCACTCGAGCGCACGGCCCGGCGCGCCGCGCCCCGCTCGGCCTCGGCCGCACCACGCTCGGCCTCGGCGGCACCGCGGTCGGCGCGGGTCGCACGGCCGAGTCTCACCCGGCGCACCGGCATCTACCAGAAGCAGCGGGTACGTGCCGAGGCCCGGCGCTACGCCGGCGACGCCCGCAAGCGCTCCGACCGCTGGCACGACGCGCGCGACCGGAGGGCGAGCAAGGCTGCCAAAGTCAAGTACGGCAAGGCCAAGCACCGCAAGGCCCGGAACGCGTACCGGCCGGACCGGCGTTACACCGGCGAACTCGGCCGGGTCGTCGAGTACGCGCTGAACCAGGTCGGCAAGCCGTACCGGCGCAACGCGGCCGGCCCCGGCTCGTACGACTGCTCCGGCCTGGTCTCGGTCGCGTACAGGAAGGCCGGCGTCAAGCTGCCGCACTCCAGCCGGGACATCGTCCGGAAGGGCAGGAAGGTGCGCCGCGCCGACCTGCGCCCCGGCGACGTCGTCATGCCGCAGTCCGGGCACGTCGGCATCTACCTCGGCGACGGGAAGATGGTGCACGCGGCCACGCCGAGAAAGGGCGTCGTGGTGTCGAAGATGTACGGCTTCTCCACCGCACGCCGACTGCTGTAG
- a CDS encoding class I SAM-dependent methyltransferase, with product MSRDVTEHARLAELPFLPELRLYQAGPGVGLWTHNGGVYSSDSPPPFWAFAWAGGQGLARYVLDHPDLVAGRRVLDLAAGSGLIAVAAARAGAATVTATDVDDDALAAIRLNAEANGVPVGTARLDLLDPAAHTAADEYDVVLAGDLFYTEALAGRARAFLRRAARAGALVLVGDARRGFLPERLFERIEVYDVPVPRALEETRRKQAMVYHLKESLR from the coding sequence ATGTCCCGCGACGTCACCGAGCACGCCCGCCTCGCCGAGCTGCCCTTCCTGCCCGAACTCCGGCTCTACCAGGCCGGACCGGGTGTCGGGCTGTGGACGCACAACGGTGGCGTGTACTCCAGTGACAGCCCGCCGCCGTTCTGGGCGTTCGCCTGGGCCGGCGGGCAGGGGCTCGCCCGCTACGTGCTGGACCACCCGGACCTGGTCGCCGGCCGGCGCGTGCTGGACCTGGCCGCCGGGTCCGGGCTGATCGCGGTCGCGGCCGCGCGAGCCGGGGCCGCGACCGTCACCGCAACCGACGTCGACGACGACGCGCTCGCCGCGATCCGGCTCAACGCGGAGGCGAACGGCGTGCCGGTCGGCACCGCGCGGCTGGACCTGCTCGACCCGGCCGCGCACACCGCGGCCGACGAGTACGACGTGGTGCTGGCCGGCGACCTCTTCTACACCGAGGCGCTGGCCGGGCGGGCCCGAGCGTTCCTGCGCCGGGCCGCGCGGGCCGGCGCGCTCGTGCTGGTCGGGGACGCGCGGCGCGGGTTTCTGCCGGAGCGGCTCTTCGAGCGGATCGAGGTCTACGACGTACCCGTGCCCCGGGCCCTGGAGGAGACGCGGCGCAAGCAGGCCATGGTCTATCACCTGAAGGAATCACTCAGGTAG
- a CDS encoding adenylyl cyclase, with amino-acid sequence MRRRAISLGVVTAAVTAAGVIPQPGVALANWGGTPDLGPNVFVYDSSTPAAEIQARFDTLFAEQERNEMGTSRYAVLLKPGSYDLDARLGYYTTIAGLGTSPDDVDITGAVRVVGQPDPGSVAGISALTNFWRGAENLAVTPTDWSNQWAVSQASPMRRVHIRGTLWLEPGNGGFSSGGYIADSKVDGITINGSQQQWLTRDSELGGEWTNGVWNQVFAGVTGAPAQGFPDPPYTTLPTSPVTREKPFLHVDARGKYRVFVPGLRRDSSGTTWGAGAAPGRSLSINDFYVAKPGDSATKINLALGLGKHLLLTPGVYHLRDSIKVTRPDTVVLGIGMPSLAPDTGRAALEVADVDGVRIAGVLVDAGPRESDTLVTIGSARSSRDHSRNPISLQDVFFRIGGPWEGRARTSLTVHSDDTIIDNIWAWRGDHGNGIGWTRNTGDVGVIINGDDVTAYGLFVEHYQKWQTIWNGERGRTIFYQSELPYDPPSQAAWTSPTGPGWASYKVSPSVRTHEAWGLGVYSYFNQGVDIRAARGIEAPVRPGVRFHDAVTVFLDGSGGIERTINDAGTPVVGSYGTSTIVNYPS; translated from the coding sequence ATGCGGCGACGGGCGATCTCGCTCGGCGTCGTGACAGCGGCCGTCACCGCGGCGGGGGTGATCCCCCAGCCCGGCGTGGCACTGGCGAACTGGGGCGGCACCCCGGACCTCGGGCCGAACGTCTTCGTCTACGACAGTTCCACCCCGGCCGCCGAGATCCAGGCGCGCTTCGACACGCTCTTCGCGGAGCAGGAGCGCAACGAGATGGGCACCAGCCGGTACGCCGTGCTGCTCAAGCCCGGTTCCTACGATCTCGACGCGCGGCTCGGCTACTACACCACGATCGCCGGCCTGGGCACCTCACCGGACGATGTGGACATCACCGGCGCGGTGCGCGTGGTCGGCCAGCCGGATCCCGGCTCGGTCGCGGGCATCTCCGCGCTGACCAACTTCTGGCGCGGCGCGGAGAACCTCGCGGTCACGCCGACCGACTGGTCGAACCAGTGGGCGGTCTCGCAGGCATCGCCGATGCGCCGCGTGCACATCAGGGGCACGCTCTGGCTGGAGCCGGGCAACGGCGGCTTCTCCAGCGGCGGTTACATCGCCGACTCCAAGGTGGACGGCATCACCATCAACGGGTCGCAGCAGCAGTGGCTGACCCGTGACTCGGAGCTCGGCGGCGAGTGGACCAACGGCGTGTGGAACCAGGTCTTCGCCGGCGTCACCGGCGCGCCCGCGCAGGGCTTCCCGGACCCGCCGTACACCACGTTGCCGACCAGCCCGGTCACCCGGGAGAAGCCGTTCCTGCACGTCGACGCGCGCGGGAAGTACCGGGTGTTCGTGCCGGGGCTGCGCAGGGACTCGTCCGGCACGACGTGGGGAGCCGGTGCCGCCCCGGGCAGGTCGCTGTCGATCAACGACTTCTACGTCGCGAAGCCGGGCGACTCGGCCACGAAGATCAACCTCGCGCTCGGGCTGGGCAAGCACCTGCTGCTCACGCCGGGCGTCTACCACCTGCGCGACTCGATCAAGGTGACCCGGCCGGACACGGTCGTGCTCGGCATCGGCATGCCCAGCCTGGCGCCGGACACCGGCCGGGCCGCGCTCGAGGTCGCGGACGTCGACGGCGTGCGGATCGCGGGCGTGCTGGTCGACGCCGGCCCGCGCGAGTCGGACACGCTGGTCACGATCGGCTCCGCGCGGTCGTCCCGGGACCACTCGCGGAACCCGATCTCGCTACAGGACGTGTTCTTCCGGATCGGCGGACCGTGGGAGGGCAGGGCGCGCACCAGCCTGACCGTGCACAGCGACGACACCATCATCGACAACATCTGGGCCTGGCGCGGCGACCACGGCAACGGCATCGGCTGGACCCGCAACACCGGCGACGTCGGCGTGATCATCAACGGTGACGACGTGACCGCGTACGGCCTGTTCGTCGAGCATTACCAGAAGTGGCAGACGATCTGGAACGGCGAACGCGGCCGGACCATCTTCTACCAGAGCGAGTTGCCGTACGACCCGCCGTCGCAGGCCGCCTGGACCAGCCCGACCGGGCCGGGCTGGGCGTCCTACAAGGTCTCGCCGTCGGTGCGTACGCACGAGGCATGGGGTCTGGGCGTCTACTCCTACTTCAACCAGGGCGTGGACATCCGCGCGGCTCGCGGCATCGAGGCACCGGTGCGCCCGGGCGTCCGCTTCCACGACGCCGTCACGGTCTTCCTCGACGGCAGCGGCGGCATCGAGAGGACCATCAACGACGCGGGTACGCCCGTGGTCGGGTCCTACGGCACCAGCACGATCGTGAACTACCCGTCCTGA
- a CDS encoding putative bifunctional diguanylate cyclase/phosphodiesterase, whose amino-acid sequence MSVGTGALVRPFRPTPQIVAAIVLTVAATVWCVAGLWHVWSVPVLGWLPLPILGLLAAYECRAVTRVTDTSPAVRHFWASIALASAFVFAGSVSMGYDSVQGGPAPTQTSPRSAVIFGAGLAAAHWGLLRLPGRVHTAGERVRFALDAGVIVVTVSLFGWHFSLRHVETWRSSTGSDFALVAVIAVAAVALVAFVKVALTGTGGVDPRALHLLAVGTFGSAATAALSPLLATRPYLNGCMLAVPIAYLFVILAADRQRRAPTGRPEPGLGRAKVSLLPYAAVVAAGGLLVEDRLGGPAEPVIIAITVVALTGLVMVRQLTVLRENARLLATVDANLAALRSAWDDLDTVQTQLAHQASHDALTNLANRALLAARVDAATVNGERFAVLLIDLNDFKAVNDWLGHAAGDRLLEVIAERLVHAVRTEDTVARLGGDEFAVLMPDLDAASAGERCAEIAARVQRPVVIEGHQLEVSAGIGLADNSNAATGADVLRRADVAMYVAKAKGAVFVGYHPDMDQIAAEEARLAADLRQAIERHQLHLLYQPVVELPTGRTVRVEALMRWRHPTDGMVPPDRFIAIAERSGTIDTLGEWALREVCRQIVSWRTVYQVDVEVNVNVSARQLRSPGFPDLVTSILAEYGVASSNITLEITETAVFDGGPAVESLRTLRGLGFRVALDDFGTGHSSLSLLTTCPVDVIKVDKSFVAGIGGHGQQAVIVTALIQITAGLNLHAVAEGVETADQAARLHALGYRFAQGYYFDRPLPADDVVSRFRVAAH is encoded by the coding sequence GTGAGCGTGGGAACAGGTGCCCTCGTGCGCCCGTTCCGGCCGACGCCGCAGATCGTCGCCGCGATCGTGCTCACCGTGGCAGCCACGGTCTGGTGCGTGGCCGGGCTGTGGCACGTGTGGTCCGTCCCGGTGCTCGGCTGGCTGCCGCTGCCGATCCTCGGACTGCTCGCCGCGTACGAGTGCCGCGCCGTCACCCGCGTCACCGACACCAGCCCCGCGGTCCGTCACTTCTGGGCTTCCATCGCCTTGGCCAGCGCGTTCGTCTTCGCCGGCTCGGTCAGCATGGGCTACGACTCGGTCCAGGGCGGTCCCGCGCCCACCCAGACGAGCCCGCGCAGCGCCGTGATCTTCGGCGCCGGTCTCGCCGCCGCGCACTGGGGACTGCTCCGGCTGCCGGGCCGGGTCCACACCGCCGGCGAGCGGGTGCGCTTCGCGCTCGACGCCGGCGTCATCGTGGTGACCGTCTCGCTCTTCGGCTGGCACTTCTCGCTGCGGCACGTCGAGACCTGGCGCTCCTCGACCGGCTCCGACTTCGCGCTCGTCGCCGTCATCGCGGTCGCGGCCGTCGCGCTCGTCGCGTTCGTCAAGGTCGCGCTCACCGGCACCGGCGGCGTCGACCCCCGCGCGCTGCACCTGCTCGCGGTCGGCACGTTCGGCAGCGCGGCCACGGCGGCGCTCAGCCCGCTGCTCGCCACCCGGCCCTACCTCAACGGCTGCATGCTGGCCGTACCCATCGCCTACCTGTTCGTCATCCTCGCGGCCGACCGGCAGCGCCGCGCACCCACCGGACGCCCGGAGCCCGGGCTCGGCCGGGCCAAGGTCAGCCTGCTGCCGTACGCCGCGGTGGTCGCCGCCGGCGGCCTGCTCGTCGAGGATCGGCTCGGCGGCCCGGCCGAGCCGGTCATCATCGCGATCACGGTCGTGGCGCTCACCGGGCTGGTCATGGTGCGCCAGCTGACCGTGCTGCGGGAGAACGCGCGGCTGCTCGCCACCGTCGACGCCAACCTCGCCGCGCTGCGCAGCGCCTGGGACGACCTGGACACCGTGCAGACCCAGCTCGCCCACCAGGCCTCGCACGACGCGCTCACCAACCTGGCCAACCGCGCGCTGCTCGCCGCGCGGGTGGACGCGGCCACCGTGAACGGCGAGCGGTTCGCCGTACTCCTGATCGATCTGAATGATTTCAAGGCCGTCAACGACTGGCTCGGCCACGCGGCGGGTGACCGGCTGCTGGAGGTCATCGCGGAGCGGCTGGTGCACGCGGTGCGCACCGAGGACACCGTCGCGCGGCTCGGCGGCGACGAGTTCGCGGTGCTCATGCCGGATCTGGACGCGGCCTCGGCCGGTGAGCGGTGTGCGGAGATCGCGGCGCGCGTGCAGCGCCCGGTGGTGATCGAAGGGCATCAGCTGGAGGTCAGCGCCGGCATCGGGCTCGCGGACAACAGCAACGCGGCGACCGGTGCGGACGTGCTCCGGCGCGCGGACGTCGCGATGTACGTGGCGAAGGCGAAGGGCGCGGTGTTCGTCGGCTACCACCCGGACATGGACCAGATCGCGGCCGAGGAGGCCCGGCTCGCGGCCGACCTGCGCCAGGCGATCGAACGCCACCAGCTGCACCTGCTCTACCAGCCCGTGGTGGAGCTGCCGACCGGCCGCACGGTGCGGGTGGAGGCGTTGATGCGCTGGCGGCACCCGACCGACGGCATGGTGCCGCCGGACCGGTTCATCGCGATCGCCGAGCGCAGCGGGACCATCGACACGCTGGGCGAGTGGGCGCTGCGCGAGGTGTGCCGGCAGATCGTCTCGTGGCGCACCGTCTACCAGGTCGACGTCGAGGTCAACGTGAACGTCTCGGCGCGGCAGCTGCGCTCGCCCGGCTTCCCGGACCTGGTCACGTCGATCCTCGCGGAGTACGGCGTCGCGTCGTCGAACATCACGCTGGAGATCACCGAGACCGCGGTCTTCGACGGCGGCCCGGCGGTGGAGAGCCTGCGGACGCTGCGCGGGCTCGGCTTCCGCGTCGCGCTCGACGACTTCGGCACCGGTCACTCCTCGCTGAGCCTGCTGACCACGTGCCCGGTCGACGTCATCAAGGTGGACAAGTCGTTCGTGGCGGGCATCGGCGGCCACGGCCAGCAGGCGGTGATCGTCACCGCGCTCATCCAGATCACCGCCGGACTCAACCTGCACGCGGTGGCGGAGGGCGTCGAAACGGCCGACCAGGCCGCCCGCCTGCATGCCCTCGGCTACCGCTTCGCGCAGGGCTACTACTTCGACCGCCCACTCCCCGCGGACGACGTCGTCTCCCGCTTCCGCGTCGCGGCCCACTGA
- a CDS encoding Hsp70 family protein → MSGPARLAVDLGTTHTVAVVERAGQPARALLFDGSPILPSGVFLAADGVVHTGRDAARLGASEPERFEPHPKRRVDEGSVLLGTAETGVADLLRAILVRVAEEARTAGVDPAGAVLTCPADWGRPRRAVLADAARRAGLGDVRLLDEPVAAATYCTQVVGQQVPAGGAVAVFDFGGGTLDVTVVRREPGGWRVAATGGLDDLGGLDVDDALVGHLGHVVAARHPEVWRRLSAPSTAAERRDRQAFWGEVRAAKEMLSRLTSAPVRVPGQEEPLHLTRDEVERVAGPLVARAVDETRRVLERSGIASAQLDTILLVGGSSRIPLVASRLHARFGVVPSVPEQPELPVAYGALANERLGPIASAQVSAVPTSPSGYPATGATPLPGAPGPGEPGFSTPVSGMPGSGAPVSGLPVSPPGRYPGEAPGPYPGQAPGQYPGQMPGPYPGRAPGQAAGWGAAPPGWQSPSTAGTSAAAGGTPMGAPSAGAGGKTDTGDGAVDRPDSKKIRRRVIVMLTVGAVVAAIATCGTVVTRTVQGWVADVRAGELPGGSGLDDVLSGDGAAPADGELVRAGQPVELGGGATTVAVAGTTVYYARVIGATTEVVAMNAADGKQLWKKTPAIAGREVHLTVLDELLLLDADSATTHDQDDARAVLQRSDGATLRDFPIADTHDVAFLGSDAVMERTSAFDGYQLYRMNLRTGKTVWSTAGVEDTLVIDAHRAEPLREWVGEQGPKQGAGMLPPTEYRHFDSLSASSVSMVQLTDDRRIRVLDMAAGTAKSTSGAGAVPIEDDFWTAFDGQVIGLIDAETSAQPTVAGYGLNDFAKKWELRLEAGESVDRVKPCGEHVVCVAVDSANDQYRTVAVDTTNGRQVWSKPVEFSVDEGWFATPKGVLWGNQFFDTMQDVKLLGPDGKEVANLGDADVYAVRDGRALSVSIKVSLTSQTSWVVRVWDISTGKATGTAEFSTELPKEAAFAGDVGAMIDGKGVLSVYQVKSLG, encoded by the coding sequence GTGAGCGGACCGGCGCGGCTGGCTGTGGACCTGGGCACCACGCACACGGTGGCGGTGGTGGAGCGGGCCGGGCAGCCGGCGCGGGCGCTGCTGTTCGACGGATCGCCGATCCTGCCGTCCGGCGTGTTCCTCGCGGCCGACGGCGTGGTGCACACCGGGCGGGACGCGGCCCGGCTCGGCGCGAGCGAGCCGGAGCGGTTCGAGCCGCACCCGAAGCGGCGGGTCGACGAGGGTTCGGTGCTGCTCGGCACCGCCGAGACCGGCGTCGCCGACCTGCTGCGCGCGATCCTGGTCCGGGTGGCCGAGGAGGCCCGCACGGCCGGCGTCGACCCCGCGGGCGCGGTGCTGACCTGCCCGGCCGACTGGGGCAGGCCGCGGCGTGCGGTGCTGGCCGACGCGGCCCGGCGCGCCGGCCTGGGCGACGTGCGGCTGCTGGACGAGCCGGTCGCGGCCGCCACCTACTGCACGCAGGTGGTCGGGCAGCAGGTGCCGGCCGGCGGCGCGGTCGCGGTCTTCGACTTCGGCGGCGGCACGCTGGACGTGACGGTGGTGCGCCGGGAGCCGGGCGGGTGGCGGGTCGCGGCCACCGGTGGCCTCGACGACCTGGGCGGCCTCGACGTCGACGACGCGCTGGTCGGGCACCTCGGGCACGTGGTCGCGGCCCGGCACCCGGAGGTGTGGCGCCGGCTCTCCGCGCCCTCGACCGCGGCGGAGCGGCGGGACCGGCAGGCGTTCTGGGGCGAGGTGCGAGCGGCCAAGGAGATGCTGTCCCGGCTGACCAGCGCGCCGGTGCGGGTGCCGGGGCAGGAGGAGCCGCTGCACCTGACGCGCGACGAGGTGGAGCGGGTCGCGGGCCCGCTGGTGGCGCGCGCGGTGGACGAGACCCGGCGGGTGCTGGAGCGGTCCGGCATCGCGTCCGCGCAGCTCGACACGATTCTGCTGGTCGGCGGTTCGAGCCGGATCCCGCTGGTGGCGAGCCGGCTGCACGCGCGGTTCGGCGTGGTGCCGTCCGTGCCGGAGCAGCCGGAGCTGCCGGTCGCCTACGGCGCGCTGGCCAACGAGCGACTCGGCCCGATCGCGTCCGCGCAGGTCTCCGCGGTGCCCACGTCACCGTCGGGCTACCCGGCGACCGGCGCGACCCCGCTCCCGGGCGCGCCGGGTCCCGGCGAGCCGGGCTTCAGCACGCCCGTGTCCGGAATGCCGGGCTCAGGAGCGCCGGTTTCCGGCCTGCCGGTCTCGCCGCCGGGCCGATACCCAGGAGAGGCGCCGGGTCCATATCCCGGGCAGGCGCCGGGCCAGTACCCCGGACAGATGCCGGGTCCATATCCCGGACGGGCGCCGGGCCAGGCCGCCGGCTGGGGCGCGGCACCACCCGGCTGGCAGTCGCCATCCACCGCCGGCACCTCCGCGGCCGCGGGCGGCACACCGATGGGCGCTCCATCGGCCGGTGCCGGCGGGAAGACCGACACTGGCGACGGCGCCGTGGATCGGCCTGATTCGAAGAAGATCAGGCGGCGGGTGATCGTGATGCTCACCGTCGGCGCGGTGGTCGCGGCCATCGCGACCTGCGGCACCGTCGTCACCAGGACCGTCCAGGGCTGGGTGGCGGACGTCCGGGCCGGCGAACTCCCCGGCGGCTCCGGGCTCGATGACGTGCTGAGCGGCGACGGCGCCGCTCCGGCCGACGGCGAGCTGGTGCGGGCCGGGCAGCCGGTCGAGCTCGGCGGCGGCGCCACCACGGTCGCGGTGGCCGGCACGACCGTCTACTACGCGCGGGTCATCGGCGCCACCACGGAGGTGGTCGCGATGAACGCGGCGGACGGCAAGCAGCTCTGGAAGAAGACCCCGGCGATCGCCGGTCGCGAGGTGCACCTGACCGTGCTGGACGAGCTGCTCCTGCTGGACGCGGACAGCGCCACCACGCACGACCAGGACGACGCGCGTGCCGTGCTGCAACGCTCCGACGGCGCGACCCTGCGGGACTTCCCGATCGCGGACACGCACGACGTCGCGTTCCTCGGCTCGGACGCGGTGATGGAGCGGACCAGCGCGTTCGACGGCTACCAGCTGTACCGGATGAATCTGAGGACCGGAAAGACCGTCTGGAGCACCGCCGGCGTCGAGGACACCCTGGTGATCGACGCTCACCGGGCCGAGCCGCTGCGCGAGTGGGTGGGCGAGCAGGGGCCGAAGCAGGGCGCCGGGATGCTGCCGCCGACGGAGTACCGGCACTTCGACTCGCTCTCCGCGTCGTCGGTCTCCATGGTGCAGCTCACCGACGACCGGCGGATCCGGGTGCTGGACATGGCCGCCGGCACGGCGAAGAGCACGTCCGGCGCGGGCGCGGTCCCGATCGAGGACGACTTCTGGACCGCGTTCGACGGTCAGGTGATCGGGCTGATCGACGCGGAGACCTCGGCCCAGCCGACCGTCGCCGGGTACGGGCTGAACGACTTCGCGAAGAAGTGGGAGCTTCGGCTGGAAGCCGGCGAGAGCGTGGACCGGGTTAAGCCGTGCGGCGAGCACGTGGTGTGCGTGGCCGTGGACAGCGCGAACGACCAGTACCGGACGGTCGCGGTCGACACCACGAACGGCCGCCAGGTGTGGAGCAAGCCGGTCGAGTTCAGCGTGGACGAGGGCTGGTTCGCCACGCCGAAGGGCGTGCTCTGGGGCAACCAGTTCTTCGACACCATGCAGGACGTGAAGCTGCTCGGCCCGGACGGCAAGGAGGTGGCGAACCTCGGCGACGCCGACGTCTACGCGGTTCGTGACGGCCGCGCGCTCAGCGTGAGCATCAAGGTCAGCCTCACCTCGCAGACCAGCTGGGTGGTCCGGGTCTGGGACATCTCGACCGGCAAGGCGACCGGCACGGCGGAGTTCAGCACCGAGCTGCCGAAGGAGGCCGCGTTCGCGGGCGACGTCGGCGCCATGATCGACGGAAAGGGTGTGCTCAGCGTCTACCAGGTGAAGAGCCTGGGCTGA
- a CDS encoding TetR/AcrR family transcriptional regulator, translating to MSDTKQRLLDGALAAVAEHGIKGVSARTIAAAAGVNQALVFYHFGSVDDLLAASCTMHTEARVAVYAAEFARVTTLRQLLDVGRALQVRERELGNVSILAQLLAAAQGDEKLAEPVAASLRLWVDEIESVLRRLLTGSPFAEVADLAGLAKAVSAAFVGIELFAGVDAKGSEHAMAALEQLAVLVEVVDDLGPIARRALNAKINKAVRGR from the coding sequence ATGTCCGACACGAAGCAGCGGTTGCTGGACGGCGCGCTCGCCGCCGTCGCCGAGCACGGCATCAAGGGCGTGTCGGCCCGGACGATCGCGGCCGCGGCCGGCGTCAACCAGGCGCTCGTCTTCTATCACTTCGGCAGCGTGGACGACCTGCTGGCCGCGTCCTGCACGATGCACACCGAGGCCCGGGTCGCGGTCTACGCGGCCGAGTTCGCCCGCGTCACGACGCTGCGCCAGCTGCTCGACGTGGGCCGGGCGCTGCAGGTCCGGGAGCGGGAGCTGGGCAACGTGTCGATCCTGGCGCAGTTGCTCGCGGCCGCGCAGGGCGACGAGAAGCTGGCCGAGCCGGTCGCCGCGTCGCTGCGGCTGTGGGTCGACGAGATCGAGTCCGTGCTCCGGCGGCTGCTCACCGGCTCGCCGTTCGCGGAGGTCGCGGACCTGGCCGGGCTGGCGAAGGCGGTCTCCGCCGCGTTCGTCGGCATCGAGCTGTTCGCCGGCGTGGACGCGAAGGGCTCCGAGCACGCGATGGCCGCGCTGGAGCAGCTCGCGGTGCTGGTCGAGGTGGTCGACGACCTCGGCCCGATCGCCCGCCGGGCCCTCAACGCAAAGATCAATAAGGCGGTTCGCGGCCGCTGA